The sequence CCGGGGCATCTTCCGCTATGCCAACTGTTACCCTGCCGCGATCGGACTGGTGGCCTCGGGCGCGGTGAATCTGGACATTCTGGTCACGCAGCGCTTCGAATTCGACCAGACGCCGGAAGCCTTCGTGTTTGCCGACACCGAGCGTGCCAGGAGCATGAAGGTCATGATCGATGTCAGCAGGTAAGTCCGGTCAGGAACTGCTGCTGGGCATCGATGTCGGCACGGCCAGCAGCAAGGGCGTTCTGGTCACGCTGACGGGCGAGGTGCTGCGGAGTCACGTGCTGCCTCATGGCCTGAGCAACCCGCAGCCGGGCCACTACGAGCAGGACGCCGAGCAGGTGTGGTGGCACGACGTACAGGCGATCTGCCGCGAACTGCTGAGCGGTGAATACAGCGGTGACGACGTGGTGGGCGTGGCGGTCAGCGCCATCGGGCCGTGTCTGCTGCCACTGGACGCCGCCGGTCAGCCGCTGCGCCCCGGCATTCTGTACGGGCTGGATGCGCGGGCAGGCGAACAGATCTCGGCTCTGGAAACCGAGATCGGCGCGGCGCAGATCATGGCGTTTTCCGGCATGGCGCTCAGCAGTCAGGCGGTCGGCCCCAAGATCCGCTGGCTGCGCGAACAGGAGCCGGAGGTGTGGGCACAGACGCGCATCCTGACGAGTGCCAGCAGTTATCTGACGTACCGCCTGACCGGGCGGCATGTGCTCAATCGCCACGAGGCCAGCCATTTCATGCCGCTGTACGACCCCACTACCGGGGAATGGGACGCCCGCTACGAGCAGCAGGTCGGCCCGCTTTCGCTGCTGCCGGACCTCGGCTGGAGCGACGAACTGGCCGGACATGTGACGGCGGCGGCAGCGGCCCTGACCGGGCTGCGGGCCGGAACGCCCGTGGCGGTGGGCGCCGTGGACGCGCTCAGCGAGGCGCTCAGTGTGGGTGTCACCCGGCCCGGCGACCTGATGATCATGTACGGCAGCACCACCTTTTTCATTCTGGTGCAGGACACGCCCACGCCGTCAGAGACGCTGTGGACGGTGGGCGGCGCGTATGCAGGCCAGTTCAATCTGGCGGCGGGCATGAGCACCACGGGCAATCTGACCGGCTGGTTTCAGCGCGAACTGGCTCCGGGCAGCAGCTATGCCGACCTGTTCGCGGCAGCCAGCACGGTTCCGGCGGGCGCAGACGGCCTGCTGATGTTGCCGTATTTCAGCGGTGAGCGCACCCCCATCAACGACCCGCAGGCACGCGGCGTGGTGGCGGGGCTGACGCTGGCGCATACCCGTGACCACCTGTTCCGCGCCGTGTTGGAAGGCGTTGGGTACGGAGTGCGGCACAATCTGGAAACCTTCACGCAGCTGGGTTCGGCGCTGCGGCGGGTGGTGGCAGTGGGCGGCGGCGCACAGAGCGATACCTGGCTTCAGATCGTGTCCGACATCAGCGGCGCGGTGCAGGAAGTTCCCGCCACCACCATCGGGGCGAGCTACGGCAACGCGTTTCTGGCGGGGCTGGCGGCGAAGAGACTTCAGCGGGACGATCTGGAGACCTGGATCAAACCGGGGCGCACCATCCGGCCCGATCCCTCGAAGGCGGCGCTGTACGATCATCAGTTCGGGCTGTACAAGACCCTGTATGCCCAGACGAAAGCGCTGGTGCACGAACTGGCTGCCGGACAGGGCTGAGCGCTCCGGCTGTGCGGCGACCCTAAAGCGCTGCCCAAGTCGGGCTTATCTGCCCTGTTGCCGAGGCCGTTACCTTTGAGCGATGAACACAGTCAGGGGCGTTATCTTCGACATCGAACGGCACACTGGTCGAAAGCAACGACGCCCATGCCCGCGCCTGGACGAAGGCGTTCCACGACGAGGGGTTTCAGATTCCCTTCGAAACGGTGCGCCCCCTGATCGGCATGGGGAGCGATCAGCTGGTGCCGAAGGTCAGCGGCGTCGAGAAGGACACGCCCGAATTCAAGCGCCTGGGCGACGCATGGAAACGGCATTTCCAGGCCGAAGAGCTGCCGCACCTTCAGGGTCAGCCGGGAGCGCGGGCGCTGCTGCTGGCGCTTCAGGCACGGGGTCTGAAACTGATCGTGGGCACGTCTGCCGATGAAGCGCTGGTCGGGGACCTGCTGAAGATCGCGGGCGTGCAGGACATCCTGACGGAGCACACCACCGCTTCAGAGGTGGAGGCCTCCAAGCCTGAACCCGATATCGTGCAGGCCGCCGTGAAAAAACTGGGCCTGCCGCCGGGCGAGGTGCTGATGGTGGGCGACACGCCGTTCGATGTGGAAAGCGCTGGAAAAGCGGGCGTCAAAACGGTCTTTCTGCGCTGTGGCGGCGACGACCGCACTCAGAATGCCGCCGCCGTCTATGCCTCGCCGCAGGACTTTCTCGACCATCTGGACAGCTCGCCGCTGGCCTGAAATTCGGTCCTGCCCGGCGGCTGACTGTGAAAGACTGCTGCTGTTGTCGCTCAGAAGTTCCCTTTCCGCAGGAGGCTCCCCATGTCCGAGACGCAAGCTGGCCTGTTTGACGCTCCAACCGAATCGCCCGCCGATCTGCCCGTCCTGCCGCCCGACTGGCAGGCGGCGCTGAGCGGCGTGATGAACACGCCCGAGTTCCGCGAACTGCTGGCATTTGTCGAGCAGCAGCGTTCGCAGGGGCCGGTCTATCCCGCACCCGAAGATATGTTCACCGCTCTGAAGCTCACGCCGCTGAGCGAGGTGAAGGTCGTCATTCTGGGGCAGGACCCCTATCACGGAGCGGGGCAGGCGCACGGACTGAGTTTCAGTGTGCGGCCCGGTGTGGCGCTGCCGCCGAGTCTGCGGAACATCTACAAGGAACTGACCACCGACGTGGGCTTCAAGGCTCCCAAACACGGCGACCTGAGAAGCTGGGCGCGGCAGGGTGTGCTGCTGCTGAACGCGGTGCTGACCGTGCGGCAGGGCGAGCCGAACAGCCATGCCGGGCGCGGCTGGGAGGCCTTTACCGACGCGGTGATCCGGGCGGTCAGCGCCCAGCCGCAGCCGGTCGTGTTCATTCTGTGGGGCGCGTATGCCCGCAAAAAGGCCAAGCTGATCGCCGCGCCGCCGCACGTGATTCTCGAATCGGCGCACCCAAGCCCGCTGAGCGTCACCAAATTTCTGGGCACTCGGCCCTTCAGTCAGACCAATGCCGCGCTGGAGCATGGCGGGCGCGGGCCTATCGACTGGCAACTTCCGGTCACGGCGGGCGAATGACCACCCGGACCGACCTGCTTCAGGAAGAGTATCTGCGCCGCGAGGGCGAGAAGCCCGGAGAGTTCCGGTATTTTCTGCCGGACGGCGGCGAGTACCGCGACGAAGCTGGACTGGCCCGCATCGCGGCGTTGGCGGTGCCGCCCGCGTATCAACAGGTGTTCGTGTCGCCCGATGCCGAGGCCGAGGTGCAGGCGTTTGGCCGTGACGCCGCTGGACGGCTTCAGTACCGCTATCACCCCGATTTCGTGCAGGCAGGGGCCATGCGGAAATG is a genomic window of Deinococcus sp. KNUC1210 containing:
- a CDS encoding FGGY-family carbohydrate kinase, translated to MSAGKSGQELLLGIDVGTASSKGVLVTLTGEVLRSHVLPHGLSNPQPGHYEQDAEQVWWHDVQAICRELLSGEYSGDDVVGVAVSAIGPCLLPLDAAGQPLRPGILYGLDARAGEQISALETEIGAAQIMAFSGMALSSQAVGPKIRWLREQEPEVWAQTRILTSASSYLTYRLTGRHVLNRHEASHFMPLYDPTTGEWDARYEQQVGPLSLLPDLGWSDELAGHVTAAAAALTGLRAGTPVAVGAVDALSEALSVGVTRPGDLMIMYGSTTFFILVQDTPTPSETLWTVGGAYAGQFNLAAGMSTTGNLTGWFQRELAPGSSYADLFAAASTVPAGADGLLMLPYFSGERTPINDPQARGVVAGLTLAHTRDHLFRAVLEGVGYGVRHNLETFTQLGSALRRVVAVGGGAQSDTWLQIVSDISGAVQEVPATTIGASYGNAFLAGLAAKRLQRDDLETWIKPGRTIRPDPSKAALYDHQFGLYKTLYAQTKALVHELAAGQG
- a CDS encoding uracil-DNA glycosylase, with amino-acid sequence MSETQAGLFDAPTESPADLPVLPPDWQAALSGVMNTPEFRELLAFVEQQRSQGPVYPAPEDMFTALKLTPLSEVKVVILGQDPYHGAGQAHGLSFSVRPGVALPPSLRNIYKELTTDVGFKAPKHGDLRSWARQGVLLLNAVLTVRQGEPNSHAGRGWEAFTDAVIRAVSAQPQPVVFILWGAYARKKAKLIAAPPHVILESAHPSPLSVTKFLGTRPFSQTNAALEHGGRGPIDWQLPVTAGE
- a CDS encoding HAD family hydrolase — encoded protein: MVESNDAHARAWTKAFHDEGFQIPFETVRPLIGMGSDQLVPKVSGVEKDTPEFKRLGDAWKRHFQAEELPHLQGQPGARALLLALQARGLKLIVGTSADEALVGDLLKIAGVQDILTEHTTASEVEASKPEPDIVQAAVKKLGLPPGEVLMVGDTPFDVESAGKAGVKTVFLRCGGDDRTQNAAAVYASPQDFLDHLDSSPLA